In Theobroma cacao cultivar B97-61/B2 chromosome 7, Criollo_cocoa_genome_V2, whole genome shotgun sequence, the genomic window CAGCCATGGAAGTCGACGACGTTGACCCACTCAAGATCTTCGGCGAAGGCTCCATCCCTGTCGACAACAAGCTCGCCGACGCCGATTTCTTCAACAACTTCGAAGACGATTTCGATGACTCCGACatcaactaaaaaaaattcccaaGTTCCCATCtttatctctctctttctctatcTATTTCCCTTTACAGGGTTTCACCCCTgtaaaatttctcaaatgtTTGTTCAGTTTAGTCGAA contains:
- the LOC108662881 gene encoding small acidic protein 1-like; amino-acid sequence: MRPMPMEFMVDPDDQGSAMEVDDVDPLKIFGEGSIPVDNKLADADFFNNFEDDFDDSDIN